In a genomic window of Macaca nemestrina isolate mMacNem1 chromosome 18, mMacNem.hap1, whole genome shotgun sequence:
- the LOC105491274 gene encoding chymotrypsinogen B2 translates to MAFPWLLSCFALVGAAFGCGVPAIPPVLSGLTRIVNGEDAVPGSWPWQVSLQDKTGFHFCGGSLISEDWVVTAAHCGVRTSDVVVAGEFDQGSDEENIQVLKIAKVFKNPSFSIFTVRNDITLLKLATPAVFSQTVSAVCLPSADDDFPTGTVCVTTGWGKTKYNANKIPDKLQQAALPLLSNVQCKKFWGSKITDEMICAGASGVSSCKGDSGGPLVCQKDGAWTLAGIVSWGSRTCSTTTPAVYARVTKLIPWVQKILVAN, encoded by the exons ATGGCTTTCCCCTGGCTCCTCTCCTGCTTCGCCCTGGTGGGGGCCGCCTTTG GCTGCGGGGTCCCCGCCATCCCCCCCGTGCTCAGTGGCCTGACCAGGATCGTCAATGGGGAGGACGCCGTCCCTGGCTCCTGGCCCTGGCAGGTGTCCCTGCAG GACAAAACCGGCTTCCACTTCTGCGGAGGTTCCCTCATCAGCGAGGACTGGGTGGTCACCGCCGCCCACTGCGGGGTCAG GACCTCTGACGTGGTCGTGGCCGGGGAGTTTGACCAGGGCTCTGATGAGGAGAACATCCAGGTCCTGAAGATCGCCAAG GTCTTCAAGAACCCCAGCTTCAGCATTTTCACCGTGCGCAATGACATCACCCTGCTGAAGCTGGCCACACCCGCCGTCTTCTCCCAGACGGTGTCCGCCGTGTGCCTGCCCAGCGCCGACGATGACTTCCCCACGGGGACAGTGTGCGTCACCACAGGCTGGGGCAAGACCAAGTACAACG CCAACAAGATCCCTGACAAGCTGCAGCAGGCGGCCCTGCCCCTCCTGTCCAATGTCCAATGCAAGAAGTTCTGGGGCAGCAAGATCACCGACGAGATGATCTGTGCCGGGGCCAGCGGTGTCTCCTCCTGCAAG GGTGACTCTGGAGGCCCTCTGGTCTGCCAGAAAGACGGAGCCTGGACCCTGGCGGGCATCGTGTCCTGGGGCAGCCGCACATGCTCTACCACCACGCCCGCCGTGTACGCCCGTGTCACCAAGCTCATACCCTGGGTGCAGAAGATCCTGGTCGCTAACTGA